A single genomic interval of Prunus dulcis chromosome 5, ALMONDv2, whole genome shotgun sequence harbors:
- the LOC117629291 gene encoding meiotic recombination protein SPO11-2: MEEACKSSLNFFSDQQLCYADVLSPLEVIARIQVAVLNFLRILTSPAPAISDLPLVARKSSNSRLSQGLLTQTSWIFLTNAFSARSLSRPNAAKAFIRVWKVMAMCSQILGQEKKVTQRELFYKLLCDSPDYFSSQSQVNRTVQDVVALLHCSRYSLGIMASSRGLVAGRLLLQEPNQGVVDCAACGFSGHGISGDLSSIDNLIMKTDARYIIVVEKHAIFQRLVDDRVFNQIPSIIITAKGYPDIATRLLLHRMSRAFPDLPILALVDWNPAGLAILCTFKFGSIGMGLEAYRYACNVKWLGVRGDDLELIPEQALVPLKPKDLQIAKSLMSSEILQENYREELTLMVESGQRAEIEALYFHGYDYLGKFIAKKIVQANYI, translated from the exons ATGGAAGAAGCTTGCAAATCCTCGTTGAACTTCTTCTCCGATCAACAGCTCTGCTATGCCGACGTCCTCTCTCCTCTGGAGGTCATCGCCAGAATCCAAGTCGCCGTCCTCAACTTCCTCCGGATCTTGACTTCTCCAGCTCCTGCAATCTCCGACCTCCCTCTC GTCgcaagaaaatcaagcaacAGCCGACTCAGCCAAGGCCTGTTGACTCAAACTTCATGGATTTTCCTAACGAACGCTTTCTCCGCCAGGTCTCTCTCGCGACCCAATGCTGCCAAAGCCTTCATCAGAG TGTGGAAGGTGATGGCGATGTGCTCTCAGATTTTGGGTCAAGAGAAGAAGGTCACGCAGAGGGAGCTTTTCTACAAGTTGCTCTGCGATTCACCGGATTATTTCTCGTCTCAATCGCAGGTCAATCGAACTGTCCAAG ATGTGGTGGCATTGCTTCACTGCAGCCGTTATAGTCTCGGAATCATGGCGTCTAGCAGAGGACTTGTAGCCGGCCGTTTGCTGTTGCAG GAGCCAAACCAAGGGGTTGTGGATTGTGCTGCCTGTGGATTTTCCGGGCATGGTATCTCTGGTGACTTGAGTTCCattgataatttgataatgAAGACGGATGCAAGGTACATCATTGTGGTGGAGAAG CATGCAATATTCCAGCGGTTGGTGGACGACCGTGTGTTCAACCAAATTCCTAGCATTATTATCACTGCCAAAGGGTACCCTGATATTGCCACAAG GCTTCTTCTTCACCGGATGAGCCGGGCATTTCCTGACTTGCCAATTTTAGCACTAGTTGACTG gaACCCAGCTGGGTTAGCTATTTTGTGCACCTTCAAGTTTGGAAGTATAGGGATGGGCCTGGAGGCTTACAGATACG CTTGCAATGTGAAGTGGTTGGGAGTGCGTGGGGATGACCTAGAGCTGATACCCGAACAAGCTCTAGTTCCATTGAAACCAAAGGACCTCCAAATTGCTAAAAGCTTGATGTCCTCGGAGATTTTGCAG GAGAATTACAGAGAAGAGTTGACATTAATGGTTGAAAGTGGTCAGAGAGCAGAAATTGAAGCTCTGTATTTTCATGGATATGATTACTTGGGGAAGTTCATTGCAAAGAAAATTGTGCAAGCCAATTACATCTAA
- the LOC117626898 gene encoding DET1- and DDB1-associated protein 1 has product MGSLFGDWPSYDPHNFSQLRPADPSTPSKMTPATYHPTHSRTLPPPDQVITTETKNILLRHMYQNDEEKLRQKRAASEHLLPEHGSKQLRASVSDNAKQA; this is encoded by the exons ATGGGTTCTTTGTTCGGTGACTGGCCGTCATATGACCCTCACAACTTCAGCCAGCTCCGGCCCGCCGATCCTTCCACTCCTTCT AAAATGACACCTGCTACCTATCATCCAACTCACAGCCGGACCCTTCCCCCACCTGATCAAG TGATAACCACCGAAACCAAAAATATTCTTTTGAGGCACATGTATCAGAATGATGAAGAGAAG TTGAGACAAAAGCGAGCTGCATCAGAACATCTTTTACCGGAGCATGGATCCAAGCAACTTAGGGCTTCTGTCTCAGATAATGCAAAACAAGCTTAA
- the LOC117628061 gene encoding probable WRKY transcription factor 29 isoform X1 translates to MENWDLQAVVRGCNTTANIDEAMENSQIPYCFAPLSIEEEDDFFHALPQLFEATAALDELEELYKPFYPVLQPSAPPIILASSMSVPQEAITVEVPKKLKESSTVRKKISRKNQSKRVVKEVRAEELFSDVWAWRKYGQKPIKGSPYPRSYYRCSSSKGCSARKQVERSCSNPETFIITYTAEHNHVHPTRRNSLAGSTRSKFPSSKNKDNCKSSLNSPATTNLAASIEEDHDVQSASTSTVKEEAQLLLEEDEISHENVMLDVMLSDEIIPSLEDLDRELEPVMDGWFLDQFSDNFPSPWFNIGHSNTVTGAC, encoded by the exons ATGGAGAACTGGGATTTGCAAGCTGTGGTGAGAGGATGCAATACTACTGCCAATATTGATGAAGCCATGGAGAACTCTCAAATACCATATTGCTTTGCTCCATtaagcattgaagaagaagatgactttTTCCATGCTTTGCCTCAGCTGTTTGAAGCCACAGCAGCTTTAGATGAATTGGAGGAGCTTTACAAGCCATTCTATCCAGTTTTGCAACCCTCAGCCCCACCAATCATTCTTGCCTCCTCCATGTCTGTTCCCCAAGAGGCCATCACTGTAGAAGTACCGAAGAAGCTGAAGGAATCATCAACTGTCCGTAAAAAAATTAG CAGGAAGAATCAGAGCAAAAGGGTGGTGAAAGAGGTGAGAGCAGAAGAGCTTTTTTCAGATGTGTGGGCGTGGCGTAAATATGGGCAAAAACCCATCAAGGGATCGCCATATCCGAGGAGCTATTACAGGTGCAGCAGCTCAAAAGGATGCTCAGCAAGAAAACAAGTGGAAAGGAGCTGTTCCAATCCTGAAACCTTCATCATAACCTACACTGCAGAACACAACCATGTCCATCCGACTCGTCGAAACTCTCTTGCCGGAAGCACTAGATCCAAGTTCCCATCATCTAAAAACAAAGACAATTGTAAAAGTTCTTTGAATTCTCCAGCCACGACCAATTTGGCGGCTTCCATTGAAGAAGATCATGATGTGCAAAGCGCAAGTACTAGTACCGTAAAAGAGGAGGCACAATTGTTGTTGGAAGAGGATGAAATTAGTCATGAAAATGTCATGTTGGATGTGATGTTGAGTGATGAAATTATCCCAAGCTTAGAGGATTTGGATAGAGAGTTGGAACCAGTTATGGATGGTTGGTTTTTGGATCAATTTTCGGATAATTTTCCAAGTCCTTGGTTCAATATTGGTCACTCTAATACTGTAACCGGTGCTTGCTGA
- the LOC117628061 gene encoding probable WRKY transcription factor 29 isoform X2 translates to MENWDLQAVVRGCNTTANIDEAMENSQIPYCFAPLSIEEEDDFFHALPQLFEATAALDELEELYKPFYPVLQPSAPPIILASSMSVPQEAITVEVPKKLKESSTVRKKIRKNQSKRVVKEVRAEELFSDVWAWRKYGQKPIKGSPYPRSYYRCSSSKGCSARKQVERSCSNPETFIITYTAEHNHVHPTRRNSLAGSTRSKFPSSKNKDNCKSSLNSPATTNLAASIEEDHDVQSASTSTVKEEAQLLLEEDEISHENVMLDVMLSDEIIPSLEDLDRELEPVMDGWFLDQFSDNFPSPWFNIGHSNTVTGAC, encoded by the exons ATGGAGAACTGGGATTTGCAAGCTGTGGTGAGAGGATGCAATACTACTGCCAATATTGATGAAGCCATGGAGAACTCTCAAATACCATATTGCTTTGCTCCATtaagcattgaagaagaagatgactttTTCCATGCTTTGCCTCAGCTGTTTGAAGCCACAGCAGCTTTAGATGAATTGGAGGAGCTTTACAAGCCATTCTATCCAGTTTTGCAACCCTCAGCCCCACCAATCATTCTTGCCTCCTCCATGTCTGTTCCCCAAGAGGCCATCACTGTAGAAGTACCGAAGAAGCTGAAGGAATCATCAACTGTCCGTAAAAAAATTAG GAAGAATCAGAGCAAAAGGGTGGTGAAAGAGGTGAGAGCAGAAGAGCTTTTTTCAGATGTGTGGGCGTGGCGTAAATATGGGCAAAAACCCATCAAGGGATCGCCATATCCGAGGAGCTATTACAGGTGCAGCAGCTCAAAAGGATGCTCAGCAAGAAAACAAGTGGAAAGGAGCTGTTCCAATCCTGAAACCTTCATCATAACCTACACTGCAGAACACAACCATGTCCATCCGACTCGTCGAAACTCTCTTGCCGGAAGCACTAGATCCAAGTTCCCATCATCTAAAAACAAAGACAATTGTAAAAGTTCTTTGAATTCTCCAGCCACGACCAATTTGGCGGCTTCCATTGAAGAAGATCATGATGTGCAAAGCGCAAGTACTAGTACCGTAAAAGAGGAGGCACAATTGTTGTTGGAAGAGGATGAAATTAGTCATGAAAATGTCATGTTGGATGTGATGTTGAGTGATGAAATTATCCCAAGCTTAGAGGATTTGGATAGAGAGTTGGAACCAGTTATGGATGGTTGGTTTTTGGATCAATTTTCGGATAATTTTCCAAGTCCTTGGTTCAATATTGGTCACTCTAATACTGTAACCGGTGCTTGCTGA
- the LOC117627265 gene encoding endoglucanase-like: MEAKIPRSSSALSQASSKMKHGLVFVWVLVLWCVLVNMDGLALAMEDETEGLSSSLAANYNYGDALGKAILFFEGQRSGKLPTGQRVTWRGDSACSDGTPENVNLVGGYYDAGDNVKFGWPMAFSVSLLSWAAVEYRQQISSTNQLAYLRKAIRWGTNFILKAHTSPTTFYTQVGDGNADHQCWERPEDMDTPRTLYKITSSSPGSEPAAEAAAALASASIVFKVANSKYSATLLSHSKSLFDLADQHRASYQGYCPFYCSYSGYQDELLWAAAWLYKASGDIKYLNYVLTNQGWSQAVNEFSWDNKFAGAQTLLAKEFHRGKTNLAKFKTDAESFVCALMPGSSSVQIRTTPGGLLFTRDSSNLQYVTSSTMVLFIYSKTLTAAHIDGVQCGSAFFSASQIRAFAKTQMDYILGKNPKNMSYMVGFGAKYPTHLHHRGSSIPSMKVHPTKVDCNGGYSSYYSSPNPNPNTHVGAVVGGPDVNDQFGDARSDYSHSEPTTYMNAAFVGAAAALVGQGNAVCL; the protein is encoded by the exons ATGGAAGCAAAAATTCCAAGAAGCTCGAGTGCATTGTCACAAGCAAGTTCCAAAATGAAGCACGGTCTAGTATTTGTGTGGGTTTTGGTCTTGTGGTGTGTGTTGGTTAACATGGATGGGCTAGCCCTAGCAATGGAGGATGAGACTGAAGGGTTGTCCTCCTCCCTAGCTGCTAATTATAACTACGGAGATGCCCTTGGCAAAGCCATATTATTCTTTGAAGGCCAACGTTCAGGGAAGTTGCCTACGGGCCAGCGAGTGACCTGGAGAGGAGACTCTGCATGCTCCGATGGCACTCCTGAGAAC GTGAACTTGGTGGGAGGATACTATGACGCAGGTGACAACGTCAAATTTGGGTGGCCAATGGCCTTTAGTGTCAGCTTGTTGAGTTGGGCTGCTGTGGAGTACCGGCAGCAGATATCTTCTACAAACCAGCTTGCCTATCTGCGAAAAGCAATCCGCTGGGGCACAAACTTCATACTGAAAGCTCACACTTCACCCACCACATTCTATACCCAG GTAGGAGATGGAAATGCGGATCACCAGTGCTGGGAGCGCCCTGAAGACATGGATACACCACGAACACTTTACAAGatcacttcttcttctccagGCTCTGAGCCAGCAGCTGAGGCTGCTGCTGCCCTTGCTTCTGCTTCCATTGTCTTCAAAGTGGCAAATTCCAAATATTCTGCAACCCTCTTGAGCCATTCCAAATCA CTGTTTGACTTGGCAGACCAACACAGAGCTTCTTACCAAGGCTATTGCCCCTTTTACTGCTCTTACTCCGGCTATCAG GATGAGTTGTTATGGGCGGCGGCTTGGCTATACAAGGCTAGTGGAGACATCAAGTACTTGAATTATGTGTTGACAAACCAAGGGTGGAGCCAAGCAGTGAATGAGTTCAGTTGGGACAACAAATTTGCTGGAGCTCAGACATTACTGGCCAAG GAATTTCATCGTGGAAAGACGAATTTGGCTAAGTTCAAGACCGATGCCGAGTCATTTGTATGTGCGCTGATGCCAGGGAGCAGCTCTGTACAGATTAGAACAACCCCAG GTGGACTTCTGTTTACTAGAGATAGTAGTAATTTGCAGTATGTTACAAGCTCTACCATGGTGCTCTTCATCTACTCCAAAACCTTAACTGCAGCTCACATTGATGGAGTCCAATGTGGCTCTGCCTTTTTCTCTGCGTCCCAAATCAGAGCCTTTGCAAAAACTCAG ATGGACTACATTCTAGGAAAAAATCCCAAGAATATGTCATACATGGTGGGCTTTGGTGCCAAATACCCTACACACTTGCACCATAGAGGTTCATCCATCCCTTCAATGAAAGTCCACCCAACCAAGGTGGATTGCAATGGTGGCTACTCCAGCTATTACTCATCTCCCAATCCAAACCCTAACACTCATGTGGGTGCAGTTGTTGGGGGTCCAGATGTAAATGACCAGTTCGGGGATGCAAGATCAGACTATTCTCACTCTGAACCTACAACTTATATGAATGCTGCTTTTGTGGGTGCGGCGGCTGCTTTAGTTGGTCAAGGCAATGCAGTATGCTTGTGA
- the LOC117629292 gene encoding PIN2/TERF1-interacting telomerase inhibitor 1: MAAPEPPLCYVGVARKSAAFRLMKQMGWEEGEGLGKDKQGIKGYVRVKNKQDTTGVGVEKPNNWAFDTTQFDSILKRLKVQSAEPSDEVAGKNTTQVESDTELPTDVKEPVVKFTRPQGRYKKRERGKLVNAYSAKDIQGILVRRAESPEINFDLDGEVESEKASEIQVICPPEGNACKELPPNWWGHKYGFIPGGLLGAELKRRKSEKSQSNERTMFYEDDQVNLYNLVQDKSTTGKQGLGIKDRKKKIAGCYFEGKKTSFNDSDDEDSADLGSPVKQKGDDSLKMGSANEPKVKLKNLCKQLLRQAPGESLKLKTLKALIDEHSSSVFSNFSSKKDALAYLREKLEGSNKFMVEGKKVSLASRRG; the protein is encoded by the exons ATGGCCGCACCAGAACCCCCTCTTTGCTATGTCGGTGTGGCCAGAAAATCCGCTGCTTTCCGCCTCATGAAACAAATG GGGTGGGAAGAAGGAGAGGGGCTTGGGAAAGACAAGCAGGGGATCAAAGGCTATGTTAGAGTAAAAAACAAGCAGGACACTACTG GTGTTGGTGTGGAGAAGCCCAACAATTGGGCATTTGATACAACCCAATTTGATAGTATCCTCAAAAGATTGAAAGTG CAATCAGCGGAACCTAGCGATGAAG TTGCTGGGAAGAACACCACTCAGGTGGAAAGTGATACTGAATTGCCTACTGATGTTAAGGAACCAGTTGTGAAGTTTACTCGGCCACAGGGAAG AtacaagaaaagagaaagaggaaagCTTGTTAATGCTTATTCTGCTAAGGATATTCAAGGAATCCTT GTCAGAAGGGCAGAGTCTCCAGAGATAAATTTTGATCTGGATGGAGAAGTAGAGTCAGAGAAGGCATCTGAGATTCAAGTTATATGTCCTCCTGAAG GAAACGCATGTAAAGAGCTTCCTCCAAATTGGTGGGGCCATAAATACGGGTTCATCCCTGGAGGTTTGCTTGGAGCAGagttgaaaagaagaaaatcagaaaagtcTCAAAGTAATGAGAGGACTATGTTTTACGAGGACGATCAAGTAAATCTTTACAATCTTGTTCAG GATAAATCTACAACTGGAAAGCAAGGACTAGGCATTAAGGACcgtaaaaagaaaatagctgGTTGCTACTTTGAGGGAAAAAAGACGTCATTTAACGATAGTGATGATGAAGATTCTGCCGATCTTGGATCTCCTGTGAAACAAAAAGGAGATGACTCTTTGAAAATGGGAAGTGCCAATGAACCAAAAGTAAAGCTGAAAAATCTTTGTAAACAGCTCCTTCGTCAG GCACCTGGAGAGTCATTGAAGCTTAAAACATTGAAAGCTTTGATTGACGAACATTCGTCGTCtgttttctccaatttttcttcaaagaaaGATGCGCTTGCTTACTTGAGAGAAAAG CTGGAAGGCAGCAACAAGTTCATGgtggaaggaaaaaaagtgAGTCTCGCATCGAGGAGGGGCTGA